The Achromobacter deleyi genome has a window encoding:
- a CDS encoding carbon-nitrogen hydrolase family protein has protein sequence MSVQQSFKAAVIQAASIPTDSVACARKAASLIRQAAEQGARVLVFPEAFLGGYPKGNSFGAPIGMRKPEGRDAFASYHQQAIRLDGEEVALVAQAAADTDSFVVMGCIEADGGTLYCTVLYFNGQQGLAGKHRKLMPTAGERLIWGFGDGSTLPVFDTPYGKVGAVICWENYMPMLRMYMYSQGVALYCAPTADDRDSWIPSMRHIALEGRCYVLTACQHLRRGAYPEDFECALGDAPDTVLMRGGSAIIDPLGEVLAGPDFSDETILYADINPNQILRGKYDFDVSGHYARPDVFQLQVDTREKRAVSAVNAGGSQEA, from the coding sequence ATGTCCGTGCAACAGAGTTTCAAGGCTGCCGTCATCCAGGCGGCGTCCATCCCCACCGACAGCGTGGCCTGCGCGCGCAAGGCGGCGTCGCTGATCCGCCAGGCGGCCGAGCAAGGCGCCCGCGTGCTGGTGTTTCCGGAAGCCTTCCTGGGCGGCTATCCCAAGGGCAATTCCTTCGGCGCGCCCATCGGCATGCGCAAGCCCGAGGGCCGCGACGCCTTCGCCAGCTATCACCAGCAGGCCATCCGCCTGGACGGCGAAGAGGTCGCGCTGGTTGCGCAGGCCGCGGCCGACACCGACAGCTTCGTGGTGATGGGCTGCATCGAGGCCGACGGCGGCACGCTGTACTGCACCGTGCTGTACTTCAACGGCCAGCAGGGTCTTGCCGGCAAGCACCGCAAGCTGATGCCCACCGCCGGCGAGCGGCTGATCTGGGGCTTTGGCGACGGCTCGACCCTGCCGGTCTTCGATACCCCGTACGGCAAGGTCGGCGCGGTCATCTGCTGGGAAAACTACATGCCCATGCTGCGCATGTACATGTACAGCCAGGGCGTGGCGCTGTATTGCGCGCCCACCGCCGACGACCGCGACAGCTGGATTCCCAGCATGCGCCACATTGCGCTGGAAGGCCGCTGCTATGTGCTGACGGCTTGCCAGCACTTGCGCCGCGGCGCCTATCCCGAGGACTTCGAATGCGCGCTGGGCGACGCGCCAGACACCGTGCTGATGCGCGGCGGCAGCGCAATCATCGATCCCTTGGGCGAGGTGCTGGCCGGTCCGGATTTCTCGGACGAGACCATCCTGTACGCCGACATCAATCCCAACCAGATCCTGCGCGGCAAGTACGACTTCGACGTGTCGGGGCACTATGCCCGGCCCGACGTGTTCCAGTTGCAGGTCGACACCCGCGAAAAGCGCGCGGTATCGGCCGTCAACGCCGGCGGCTCGCAGGAGGCCTGA
- a CDS encoding MFS transporter has product MEANLAMPRLDDGPTLSKKEERQVVVASTLGTLFEWYDFFIYGTLAVFMSQVLFPQDNPTVALLAALGALAVGFIIRPLGAVMFGYLGDKLGRKYTFLITVVMMGGATVLIGCLPTYESAGHLSWILLLTLRVVQGLAVGGEYGGAVIYVAEHCEPKRRGLLTGWIQITSSAGLILSLVVILCTQASMSAEDFRQWGWRLPFILSIVMLAISIYVRAKLHESPVFTRMKQQNRLSRNPVKETFGQWPSLRLVLLALIGVTAGQGATYFTGQFYVMIFMQQAVQLDQTTVYSLILIGFIIGAPTFVLFGWLSDRIGRKWIMMAGLFIGALGYHAMFDVLLNAGNPALAQAMQTTPVRVHADTRGGACDFGLQAAMIGSHADHKKVCVQAKKFLVGKGINFEYAAPLPGQEIAMSVGGVTVNGFDRAGYAKALAAAGYPDRADPARIDRATIILILVLMTAVVAMVYGPVASYLVELFPARIRYTALSFPYHIGAGIFGGIVPFTATYLAQASGNIFGGLMYPVAVMVIVGIIGSLFLPNTRAQAIDEDPVH; this is encoded by the coding sequence ATGGAAGCAAATCTGGCAATGCCGCGGCTCGACGACGGGCCAACGCTCAGCAAAAAAGAGGAACGCCAGGTGGTGGTGGCCTCGACCCTGGGCACCTTGTTCGAGTGGTACGACTTCTTCATCTACGGAACGCTCGCCGTCTTCATGAGCCAGGTGCTGTTCCCGCAGGACAACCCCACGGTGGCGCTGCTGGCCGCCCTGGGGGCGCTGGCCGTGGGCTTCATCATCCGGCCGCTGGGCGCCGTGATGTTCGGCTACCTGGGCGACAAGCTGGGCCGCAAGTACACCTTCCTGATCACCGTGGTGATGATGGGCGGGGCGACCGTGCTGATCGGCTGCCTGCCCACTTATGAATCGGCGGGCCACCTGTCGTGGATCCTGCTGTTGACGCTGCGGGTCGTCCAGGGCCTGGCGGTCGGGGGCGAATACGGCGGCGCCGTCATCTACGTGGCCGAGCACTGCGAACCGAAGCGGCGCGGCCTGTTGACGGGCTGGATCCAGATCACCTCGTCCGCCGGCCTGATCCTGTCCCTGGTCGTGATCCTGTGCACCCAGGCCTCGATGAGCGCCGAAGATTTCCGGCAATGGGGCTGGCGCCTGCCGTTCATCCTGTCGATCGTGATGCTGGCCATCTCCATCTACGTGCGCGCCAAGCTGCACGAGTCGCCAGTCTTCACGCGGATGAAGCAGCAGAACCGCTTGTCCAGGAACCCCGTCAAGGAAACGTTCGGGCAGTGGCCCAGCCTGAGGCTCGTGCTGCTGGCGTTGATCGGCGTGACCGCCGGGCAGGGCGCCACCTACTTCACCGGCCAGTTCTACGTCATGATCTTCATGCAGCAGGCCGTGCAACTGGATCAGACCACGGTCTACTCGCTGATCCTGATCGGCTTCATCATTGGCGCGCCGACCTTCGTGCTGTTCGGCTGGCTGTCGGATCGCATCGGCCGCAAGTGGATCATGATGGCGGGCCTCTTCATTGGCGCCCTGGGCTATCACGCCATGTTCGACGTCCTGCTCAACGCCGGCAATCCGGCCCTGGCGCAGGCCATGCAGACGACCCCGGTGCGCGTGCATGCCGACACCCGCGGCGGCGCCTGCGATTTCGGGCTGCAGGCGGCCATGATAGGCAGCCACGCCGACCACAAGAAGGTTTGCGTGCAGGCCAAGAAATTCCTGGTCGGCAAGGGCATCAACTTCGAATACGCGGCGCCGCTGCCGGGCCAGGAGATCGCCATGAGCGTGGGCGGCGTCACCGTCAACGGCTTTGACCGCGCGGGCTATGCCAAGGCGCTGGCCGCCGCCGGCTACCCGGACCGGGCGGATCCCGCGCGCATCGACCGCGCCACCATCATCCTGATCCTGGTGCTGATGACCGCGGTGGTCGCCATGGTCTACGGGCCGGTCGCGTCCTATCTGGTCGAATTGTTCCCGGCGCGCATCCGCTACACCGCGCTGTCGTTCCCGTATCACATCGGCGCCGGCATTTTTGGGGGTATCGTGCCGTTTACCGCCACCTACCTGGCCCAGGCCAGCGGCAATATCTTCGGCGGCCTGATGTATCCGGTGGCGGTGATGGTGATCGTGGGCATCATCGGCAGCCTGTTCCTGCCCAATACGCGCGCCCAGGCCATCGACGAAGACCCCGTCCATTAA
- a CDS encoding IclR family transcriptional regulator: MARPAGKVEKNTEQTPATARRGIQSIEVGFRILDVIRKAGRPLPLKEIADACELTVPNVHYYLVSFQKVGVVLQHADTGHYGLGPYALRLGLAALEQFDVFTTARPIMAEVAAATGHTVFLGVWGNKGPTIVYRVEGSRSRPLLELRVGTVMPLLSSALGRNFLAHLPAAITRELLEQEMASAMPESHGGAPGNSYTMQDVQAIRDEVQKHHISRCRHALLPHFTSLSAPIFDMLGEMKAAITLMGPVGAIDDDLESDTARLLSEKARSISATAGWVDPDAR, translated from the coding sequence ATGGCACGGCCCGCCGGCAAGGTTGAAAAGAACACGGAACAGACGCCGGCCACGGCGCGCAGGGGCATTCAGTCGATCGAGGTGGGGTTCCGGATCCTGGACGTGATCCGCAAGGCCGGCCGCCCGCTGCCCTTGAAGGAAATCGCGGACGCCTGTGAACTGACCGTCCCCAATGTCCACTACTACCTGGTGAGTTTCCAGAAGGTGGGCGTGGTGCTGCAGCACGCCGACACAGGCCACTATGGCCTCGGGCCCTATGCCCTGCGACTGGGCCTGGCGGCCCTGGAGCAGTTCGATGTATTCACGACAGCCCGGCCCATCATGGCCGAAGTGGCCGCGGCCACCGGGCATACCGTGTTCCTGGGTGTGTGGGGCAACAAGGGCCCGACCATCGTCTACCGCGTGGAAGGCAGCCGCAGCCGGCCCTTGCTGGAATTGCGCGTGGGCACCGTGATGCCCCTGCTGTCGTCGGCGCTGGGCCGCAACTTCCTGGCGCATCTGCCGGCCGCCATCACCCGCGAACTGCTGGAGCAGGAGATGGCCTCGGCCATGCCCGAAAGCCACGGCGGCGCACCCGGCAATTCATACACGATGCAGGACGTGCAGGCGATCCGCGACGAGGTGCAAAAGCACCACATCAGCCGTTGCCGCCACGCGCTGCTGCCGCACTTCACGTCGCTGTCCGCGCCCATCTTCGACATGCTGGGCGAAATGAAGGCGGCCATCACCCTGATGGGGCCCGTGGGCGCCATCGACGACGACCTGGAATCCGACACCGCGCGGCTGCTCAGCGAGAAAGCCCGCTCGATCTCGGCCACGGCGGGCTGGGTGGACCCGGACGCGCGCTGA
- a CDS encoding Bug family tripartite tricarboxylate transporter substrate binding protein, with translation MQRRQFMTSAAALGAALVLPATARAQDMPSGPVKIVVGFPAGGGTDVLARLLGQKLGVLWNIPVIVENRAGAAGIIAAEQVARQANDGNTLLMAHVNSHGIAPGLQPKLAYSVERDFTPIALVGKTPTILIGGASQPAKNLPDLVKLCRAQPGKIVFGSAGSGSAQHLALEIFKARAGIDVLHVPYKGSAPLMNDLMGGHVQYCFEGMTTATPLLQSGKVIALAQTLQKRSKSQPDVPTVAEQGYPGFEASIWFGMVGPGRMPDAMVQRMNRDIDQVLAMADVQEKLAQVGAEDGGGSVQRFAEFMKNEQQKYAKTIQDAKIVAEG, from the coding sequence ATGCAACGTAGGCAATTCATGACCAGCGCGGCGGCACTGGGGGCGGCGCTCGTCCTGCCCGCGACGGCGCGGGCGCAAGACATGCCGTCCGGGCCAGTGAAGATCGTGGTGGGATTTCCCGCGGGCGGGGGCACCGATGTGCTGGCGCGCCTGCTGGGACAGAAGCTGGGCGTACTGTGGAACATCCCGGTCATCGTCGAGAACCGCGCCGGGGCGGCGGGCATCATCGCCGCCGAGCAGGTCGCGCGCCAGGCCAACGATGGCAACACCCTGCTGATGGCCCACGTGAACAGCCACGGCATCGCGCCGGGCTTGCAGCCCAAGCTGGCGTACTCGGTGGAGCGCGATTTCACGCCCATCGCCCTGGTCGGCAAGACGCCCACCATCCTGATCGGCGGCGCAAGCCAGCCGGCAAAGAACCTGCCCGACCTCGTCAAGCTGTGCCGCGCCCAGCCGGGCAAGATCGTGTTCGGTTCCGCCGGCAGCGGCTCGGCCCAGCACCTGGCGCTGGAAATCTTCAAGGCCCGCGCCGGCATCGATGTGCTGCACGTGCCCTACAAGGGGTCCGCGCCCCTGATGAACGACCTGATGGGCGGCCACGTGCAGTATTGCTTCGAAGGCATGACGACGGCCACGCCGCTGCTGCAGTCGGGCAAGGTGATCGCCCTGGCCCAGACCCTGCAGAAGCGGTCCAAGAGCCAGCCCGACGTGCCGACGGTGGCCGAGCAAGGCTATCCCGGATTCGAGGCCAGCATCTGGTTCGGCATGGTGGGCCCGGGCAGGATGCCCGACGCCATGGTCCAGCGCATGAACCGCGACATCGACCAGGTGCTGGCGATGGCGGACGTGCAGGAAAAGCTTGCGCAGGTGGGCGCGGAAGATGGCGGTGGCAGCGTGCAGCGTTTTGCCGAGTTCATGAAGAACGAACAGCAGAAGTACGCCAAGACCATCCAGGACGCCAAGATCGTCGCCGAGGGCTGA
- a CDS encoding dihydrodipicolinate synthase family protein: protein MSTVAADRPQGVYSPVLTPFNADLSPSAPRFVEHCRSLLEQGAGLAIFGTNSEANSLSVAEKRLLLDALLDAGLPPARMMPGTGACALPDAVEMTRHAVAAGCGGVLMLPPFYYKGVSDEGLFRAFAHVIERVADDRLRIYLYHIPPVSGVGISLGLIDRLLNEFPGIIAGIKDSSGDWANTEAMLRDFQPRGFDVFAGTEAVLLNTMRAGGVGCITATGNVNAGPIVELHRHWREDGAEDRQRALNETRAIFQAYPMIPAMKAAIAQRRQDPAWATVRPPLVELDSVQSAQLAQRLAAP from the coding sequence ATGAGCACTGTTGCCGCTGATCGCCCGCAGGGCGTCTATTCGCCCGTCCTGACGCCCTTCAACGCGGACTTGTCGCCCAGCGCGCCGCGCTTTGTCGAGCATTGCCGCTCTTTGCTGGAGCAGGGCGCGGGGCTGGCGATCTTCGGCACCAACTCCGAAGCCAATTCGCTCAGCGTGGCCGAAAAACGTCTGCTGCTGGACGCCTTGCTGGACGCGGGCCTGCCTCCGGCGCGCATGATGCCGGGCACGGGCGCCTGCGCCCTGCCCGACGCGGTGGAGATGACGCGGCACGCGGTTGCCGCGGGTTGCGGCGGGGTGCTCATGCTGCCTCCCTTCTATTACAAGGGCGTCAGCGACGAAGGCCTGTTCCGGGCCTTTGCCCACGTGATCGAGCGGGTCGCGGACGACCGTCTGCGCATCTACCTGTATCACATCCCGCCGGTGTCGGGCGTGGGCATCAGCCTGGGCCTGATCGACCGCCTGCTGAACGAGTTTCCCGGCATCATCGCGGGGATCAAGGACAGCTCGGGCGACTGGGCCAACACCGAGGCGATGCTGCGCGACTTCCAGCCGCGCGGCTTTGACGTGTTCGCTGGCACCGAGGCGGTGCTGCTCAATACCATGCGCGCCGGCGGCGTCGGCTGCATCACGGCAACCGGCAATGTCAACGCGGGTCCCATCGTCGAACTTCACCGCCATTGGCGCGAGGACGGCGCCGAGGACAGGCAGCGCGCATTGAACGAGACCCGCGCGATATTCCAGGCCTATCCGATGATTCCGGCCATGAAGGCCGCCATCGCCCAGCGCAGGCAGGATCCGGCGTGGGCCACCGTCAGGCCGCCGCTGGTGGAGCTGGACAGCGTGCAGTCCGCGCAGCTGGCGCAACGGCTGGCCGCGCCCTGA
- a CDS encoding mandelate racemase/muconate lactonizing enzyme family protein yields MPIIESIDVCAAVVPLDKVTSFSNRTVSTRHYGLVKVRSTDGVEGIGFCYVGSAGGAIFEAAVQSLLGPVLLGKDSHAVEGLWQSMYQEALLQGRQGTVMRALSALDIALWDLNAKTAGLPLHKFLGAMELETVPAYASGGYYLDGKTPQHLGEEMASYVDKGFRAVKMKTGRLSPREEEARLKAAREAVGPDVELMMDCNNAWQDVTQAMQYIRRFEQYEPYFIEEPFGPDDIDSHAKLARLTHLPIATAEIGYGRWYHKELLDKGAAGILQTDAAVCGGITEWKRIAATAASYGVVVCPHWFHDVHAPLVAATPNARYVEFFWDDQVLNFRKLVDRQLTHKQGRVVLHQEPGLGFGFDERMVERYGKWTRVAR; encoded by the coding sequence GTGCCCATCATTGAATCCATAGACGTATGCGCCGCCGTGGTGCCTCTGGATAAAGTCACCTCGTTCTCGAATCGCACTGTTTCCACGCGCCACTACGGCCTGGTGAAGGTACGTTCCACCGATGGGGTGGAAGGCATCGGCTTTTGCTATGTCGGCAGCGCCGGCGGCGCCATCTTCGAGGCGGCCGTCCAGAGCCTGCTGGGCCCGGTGCTGCTGGGCAAGGACTCGCACGCCGTCGAAGGCCTGTGGCAATCCATGTACCAGGAGGCGCTGCTGCAAGGCCGCCAGGGCACGGTGATGCGGGCGCTGAGCGCGCTGGACATCGCGCTGTGGGACCTGAATGCCAAGACGGCGGGCCTGCCGCTGCACAAATTCCTGGGAGCCATGGAACTCGAAACCGTGCCGGCCTACGCCAGCGGCGGCTACTACCTGGACGGCAAGACCCCGCAGCACCTGGGCGAGGAAATGGCCAGCTATGTGGACAAGGGATTCCGCGCCGTCAAGATGAAGACCGGCCGCCTGTCGCCGCGCGAGGAAGAGGCACGCCTGAAGGCCGCGCGCGAGGCCGTGGGGCCGGACGTCGAGCTGATGATGGACTGCAACAACGCCTGGCAGGACGTGACCCAGGCCATGCAGTACATCCGGCGCTTCGAGCAGTACGAGCCCTATTTCATCGAAGAGCCCTTCGGTCCGGACGACATCGACAGTCACGCCAAGCTGGCGCGCCTGACGCACCTGCCGATCGCCACCGCCGAGATCGGCTACGGCCGCTGGTATCACAAGGAATTGCTGGATAAGGGCGCCGCTGGCATCCTGCAGACGGATGCGGCGGTTTGCGGCGGCATCACGGAGTGGAAGCGCATCGCCGCCACGGCGGCCAGCTATGGCGTGGTGGTCTGCCCGCACTGGTTCCATGACGTGCATGCGCCGCTGGTGGCCGCAACGCCGAATGCGCGCTATGTCGAATTTTTCTGGGACGACCAGGTCCTGAATTTCCGCAAGCTGGTCGATCGCCAATTGACCCACAAGCAGGGTCGCGTGGTCTTGCATCAGGAGCCGGGACTTGGGTTCGGTTTTGACGAACGCATGGTCGAACGGTATGGCAAGTGGACCCGCGTCGCCCGTTGA
- a CDS encoding LysR family transcriptional regulator, producing the protein MDSRFLQTYVHVVELGSIAQAARHQGLTPATVQQRLRALEADVGSALIARSGRTVKPTPAGTRILDRARGILRDVRDLRSAASDTELPAGPLRLGATPTALTGIMPPVLRTWVARHPRIEIYIEPAPTTLLYSKVLSGELDGALLVHPLFPIPKTCVWRDLRHEPLVLVTPADMQVRDPLATIEREPYICYDRSVVGGKMADDYLRARDLRPRVRFELDGIDSIAKLVSEGLGVALLPDWATTGTPSARVRRWPLPAPCPVRTVGAIWPRSGVRSELMRAFVELTESQLGLG; encoded by the coding sequence GTGGACTCGCGTTTCCTGCAAACCTATGTGCATGTGGTGGAGCTGGGCTCCATCGCCCAGGCCGCAAGGCACCAGGGGCTGACGCCGGCCACCGTGCAGCAAAGGCTGCGGGCATTGGAGGCGGATGTCGGCAGCGCGCTGATTGCGCGCTCGGGGCGCACCGTCAAGCCCACGCCGGCCGGTACCCGCATTCTTGACCGCGCGCGCGGCATCCTGCGCGACGTCCGCGACCTGCGCTCGGCCGCCTCGGACACCGAATTGCCCGCGGGCCCCCTGCGGCTGGGCGCCACGCCCACCGCACTGACCGGCATCATGCCGCCGGTGCTGCGCACTTGGGTCGCGCGCCATCCGCGCATCGAGATTTATATCGAACCGGCGCCCACCACGCTGCTCTACAGCAAGGTGCTGTCCGGCGAACTGGACGGGGCGTTGCTGGTGCATCCGCTCTTTCCCATCCCCAAGACCTGCGTCTGGCGCGATCTGCGCCACGAACCGCTGGTGCTGGTCACCCCTGCCGACATGCAGGTGCGAGACCCGCTGGCCACCATCGAACGAGAGCCCTACATCTGCTATGACCGCAGCGTGGTGGGCGGCAAGATGGCCGACGACTACCTGCGGGCGCGCGATCTGCGGCCGCGGGTCAGGTTTGAACTCGACGGTATCGATTCCATCGCCAAGCTGGTGTCGGAGGGATTGGGGGTGGCGCTGCTGCCCGATTGGGCCACCACCGGAACCCCGTCGGCGCGCGTCAGGCGCTGGCCGCTGCCCGCGCCCTGTCCGGTGCGCACCGTGGGCGCGATCTGGCCGCGGTCCGGCGTGCGCTCGGAATTGATGCGGGCGTTCGTGGAACTGACCGAGTCGCAGCTCGGCCTGGGCTGA
- a CDS encoding amidohydrolase family protein codes for MADLLLKNVRTPQGNAVDVRVRGGRIQQIGPTLNPDPAVAVEDGGAALLLPGLIEGHTHLDKTTWGSPWYVNEVGPALTDRIDNERAWRASTGHDAASHSRALALAFLREGTTRIRTHVDIDTDAGLRHLDGVQATQQELAGRVEIQTVAFPQSGLLARAGTAELLDQALAQGADVLGGLDPSAIDRDPARSLDVLFGLADKHGKPADIHLHEPGELGAFTLDLILDRAQALGMNGKVVISHAFCLGGIDAKRLDGLLKRLAALDVALLTTAPASRPVPSVRACREAGVTLFGGNDGIRDTWTPYGSPDMLARATLIGLRNDLRRDDEIEWAFDCVAGAAARACGFADYGLVPGARADLVLVDASCVAEAVVKRAPRRLVVSGGVIVARNGQDAIA; via the coding sequence ATGGCGGATCTGCTCCTGAAGAACGTCCGCACGCCGCAAGGCAATGCCGTGGACGTGCGGGTGCGCGGTGGCCGCATCCAGCAAATCGGCCCCACTCTCAATCCGGATCCCGCCGTCGCCGTGGAAGATGGCGGTGCAGCCTTGCTGCTGCCCGGCCTGATCGAAGGGCATACCCATCTGGACAAGACGACCTGGGGTTCGCCTTGGTACGTGAACGAGGTCGGGCCGGCGCTGACCGACCGCATCGACAATGAACGCGCCTGGCGCGCCAGCACCGGCCACGATGCCGCAAGCCATTCGCGCGCACTGGCCCTGGCCTTTCTGCGCGAAGGCACCACCCGCATCCGGACGCACGTCGATATCGACACCGATGCGGGTTTGCGCCATCTGGACGGCGTGCAGGCCACGCAGCAGGAACTTGCCGGCCGCGTTGAAATTCAAACGGTGGCCTTCCCGCAATCGGGGCTGCTGGCCCGTGCCGGCACGGCCGAACTGCTGGACCAGGCGCTGGCGCAGGGAGCCGACGTGCTCGGCGGGCTGGACCCGTCCGCCATCGATCGCGACCCCGCAAGGTCCCTGGACGTGTTGTTCGGACTGGCCGACAAGCACGGCAAGCCGGCGGACATCCACCTGCACGAGCCGGGCGAACTGGGCGCCTTCACGCTGGATCTGATCCTGGACCGCGCCCAGGCCCTGGGCATGAACGGCAAGGTTGTCATCAGCCATGCCTTCTGTCTGGGCGGCATTGACGCCAAGCGGCTCGACGGCCTGCTCAAGCGCCTGGCCGCGCTGGACGTGGCCTTGCTGACCACCGCGCCTGCGTCGCGGCCCGTGCCATCAGTGCGCGCCTGCCGCGAGGCCGGGGTAACCCTCTTTGGCGGCAACGACGGCATCCGCGATACCTGGACGCCCTACGGCAGTCCCGACATGCTGGCCCGCGCCACGCTCATCGGCTTGCGCAACGACCTGCGGCGCGACGATGAGATCGAGTGGGCGTTTGATTGCGTGGCCGGCGCCGCGGCCCGCGCATGCGGGTTTGCGGATTACGGCCTGGTCCCTGGCGCTCGCGCCGACCTGGTGCTGGTTGACGCGAGCTGCGTGGCGGAAGCCGTGGTGAAACGGGCGCCCCGCCGCCTGGTGGTTTCCGGTGGCGTGATCGTGGCCCGCAATGGCCAGGACGCCATCGCCTAG